TAGGTTCGACCGGTGCATCTGTAAACTGCGGCCAACAGCGCCCCCGCCAGGATACTGCTGGTACCTGCAGGACGAGGACAGATCATCTGACCTGAGCTGAACCTCATCCTGTCTTTAAACTGATTTCATCAGGTTCAGGATCCTGGTCTTTATATTCAGTTCTTGAAAGGTGttctttgtgtttgctgttgtagagatttgtcttttttcttcttgttggTTGACGTCGTAAACTCTCTGTTATTTACTGACAGTCTTTATGTATTAATCCTCCTCATGCTCAGCTCTTTATGTGTatgtttccattttctcttttatattcTCTCCTTTAAAATCGGTTTTccttttaaattcatttaaaacatctttCAGTGGTGGAATATAAATACATctgcacatttttatttgattattatcatttttctACAACATTTGATTTTGGTAGACagagttttttgtgttttgatgtgtgtgtgttttattcctTTATGTCTGTAGACAGTTTGTTTCTCACCCAGTCCAGACCCGGTGGGCAGCGCTGACCAGCTGTGGAgctccacccctccaccccacctcTGCATCAGCTGATGCCCCAGAGGATCCTGGGAGGAGAGGGACACCAGAccgctgcacacacacaccgcctTCAGCAGGgcacctgtaacacacacagagtatttTAGCTGAAAATATCAGCCTCAGAGTTACTGTGATGGAGCCTCTGGTCACCTGTTGTTTCtcagcttaaactgctggaatcagaccagagagttcagagtgaagctgaactgtagatcagttaaaaagcagcgttcatctctgagatccagcCAGGacactttaaaaatatcaatatatagaaacagagtttggtgtgtttctttgtctcctACCAGGTGCGTGAGGCTGACAGTAATCCCTCAGGTCGTCCAGGCTGTCACACACCGTCTCCGTGGAAACCCCACTTTCCCGCCCCCCGGTGTAGCTGACGAGCAGGAGGCGGGGCTCTGCGATGCGGCGGGCTCTGGCGCCGATAGGACGCTTCCCATCAACCCTCACTGCAGCGTTGGTCACGGAGCCGCCGTGCTCGAAGGCGATGGGAGGAGTGTCGCTCCACCCGCCTGAAACACAGAGCGGGAGCTGTTCACCCTGACCGAAGataaaaactgttcagaaaGAATCCTCGTCTTCTCACCTGCCAGGTCCAGTCTGGCCGGACACTCCACGTCCTGCCACTCCTCCAGGGGCGGGACTTCACCCCGACCAATGGAGATGAACCTCTGCGATGACATCACAGCCTGGCGCAGCAGCACCTGTCCGGCGCCCTCGTAATGCCGCGCCGCCCGCACCAGCAGATCCGGCCTGCAGGGGGCAGTCACAGGAAACACGGGTCATTATCCAACGACAACGCAGAGTCTAAACCCAGAGAGTGAAGCTCACCTGCTCAGCCAATCAACTCTCTGCGTAGCCAGGGCGTGGACTCCGCCCCTCAGGTTACCCTCCTCTAACAGGAAGTAGGCGGAGCTCCAGGCCTCGTTAGCGGCGGGTCCACTCCTCAGACCCCCCTTTCCGCCCGCCATGCACACCAACACGTCAGCGATGCAGGAGAGACAGCGAGCGGCCACGCCCAGCTCTGCACCTGGCTCCGCCCCCTGCTCCCTGCTACCTGCCGcaactgaaattaaaagaaaCGGCTCATCACACCTGGTTCAGGTCCTGGATCTGGTGTCAGTTCCTCAGACTGCCTGACTCACTGTTGTCCAGTGTctccagcagcgccccctgctggcccCCCAGCACCGCCGCCCTGAAGCAAGGCAGCAGGCAGACGTCTGTACGACTCATCAGGGCGTCGAACACTCTCCTCCTGCCCGCCAGGAACAGTAACTCCTCCCTCCACTGCAGCTCCGCCTCCTGGTGGGTGAGTGACAGCACCTCCTTCAGCGACAGCCTCCACgcctccctccacctctgcagGCAGCTGCCTCCCCCCAGCAGCCAGCCGACGCCTCCCTCCAGGCTCGCTGCGCCTCCTCTGGGGTGGAGCACCGGGAAGAGACGAGCCTCCAAGAGGGAGCGCCGCTCTCCCCTGACCCACAACTCCTCCGGCctgaggaaggggaggagacacatttttaaaaacctccCATCTGATTTGAAAAAGTAActttaaaaggtcaaaggtcatgtgAGTTGTACCGTATTCCTGTTCTGCTGTAGAAAAGGCTCCAACTCTGGTTGAGGAAAGAGGCACCACTGTCATCAGAGgagacctgaggaggaggaggaggaggaggaggaggtcagagaggaagaacagaCTGATTCACATCACATCCTCATGTCTCAGGTTTCTGActtttgatggtgatgatgctCCATGATATGAAATGAACTTAAATATATTGAGTAAGAATCAGAACTTTCTTCTGAAAGCTCAGGAAAAACTTCTGGTTTGAAAGGTCCAGACTGGTTTATGGTCTGAGttcatctttttatttaaaatgacatcttgttaaactttgattttattgaactttatttaaacagagtgacataaaagacacagagaagacGACATACTGtgataaaacagattaaatatttaatgtttttacctCCAGGTCGTCCTGTGATCCCATCACCGTGAACACATTCAGCTTTAACTCTCCCAGCTCGATGCGATGTCCCTGGATGATGATGTCATCGGCCAGTTTCAGCTGCCTGATGCACTGCGACGTCGACAGCTCGAGACCCGACAGCAAACAACCTGAGGGGACGTCCAGAGGACCCtggagcagaggtcagaggtcagaacgCTGGTTGTTATAAAACCTTAAAGCTGCGTCAATTGATGGTGCCATGCAGTTGAACTCCTCACCTGTAGGTGGCAGTGCTGCACCACTGCTCCGCTCGCCACGGTAACATCTCCCTCTAAGACGCTGTTAATCACCCGAGCTCTGTCACTCACCCCGCTCTCTCTCTGAGGGGAAACAGGAAGTCGGAGCGGCGTTAGGGAAACTCACTTCCTTATTGAGGACATTTTtaatgaggatgatgaggagcaGGACGAGTCACCTGGATGTGAGAGAGcgtgtttctgtctgtcccaTCACAGGTGAGTCGGCCGACGTGCTGCTTTCCAGACAGAGTCAGGTAGTCGTAGCGACCGCCGGGGACGTACACTGTGAGGACGAGAGCAGCAGAGAGCGAGCACGAAGCAAATCAAATCACTGCCAACAGATCCACCACCGTCCACAAGGGGGCGTCATGTTCCAGAGTCTCGTAGGAAGAAATGGAGCTCCAGTGAATGAACTAACAGAAGAGAGACCCACCCAGGCTGAGCGGAGTCCCCCTGAGGATCCTCCATAACTCCGTCCTGCCGCTCCTCGCCGTCGCCCCCTGTGGTCCCACAGCTGAACTGCAGCCGGCTCTCTCCTCACCCACAAACTGATCCTGGGTCAGATCTGAGCAGAGACACTTCAGCACGTCCAGGAAGAGAGAGATCTGAGGAACGACAGCAAGGTGGAGGCAACTCTCAGTAAAAGATGATCAGATAGAGGATAGACAGGTAAATACAGGTACCTGGAGGGGCGGAGCTCCAGAGTCCAGGCCCAGGTAGGTGCAGCCGTCCAGAGGAGGAGTGACGTGAGTCTGCAACAACTTCTCTGATACAGACCTGCTGAAGAAGACTGGACCTGACACCTGAAGACAGAAGGTCACAACTTTAAGAGAACGACTGGTTGAACCAGGTATCTTCAGGATAAAaaggtgtgtttgattttacTAGAACGTACCAGTGGCACCTTCCCATCAGGCATCACTGCTTGTTGAATCTGCTCCTTTGTTCCCTTATAGATGATGTCCCTGACCTGACCCTGGGAGACAAAACAAACGCAcctttaaaatgtgacaaagtcaggtgaaaacaagaagaaactgTGGATAAAATGGAGATAAAAGTGAGATAAAGTGAGCACCTGTTGGTCGGACAGGTAGACTCCGTGATT
Above is a window of Lates calcarifer isolate ASB-BC8 linkage group LG10, TLL_Latcal_v3, whole genome shotgun sequence DNA encoding:
- the fcsk gene encoding L-fucose kinase, giving the protein MSGGSGGFRWTVVVLTCQHKDTVYSFQRELELRQQRGSLCEGALVLTVRDRQEPLGSGGATLNALLVAAEHLSNRAGHTVVTADVLDDAHILILHTGRDFPWSSCSRAFCWLPREKPDQKVQAPVCCLDLLLDCLSTQICPGSPPGVWVCSTDMILTIPPDFALSWEGFSGVRVLALPGDMSYAANHGVYLSDQQGQVRDIIYKGTKEQIQQAVMPDGKVPLVSGPVFFSRSVSEKLLQTHVTPPLDGCTYLGLDSGAPPLQISLFLDVLKCLCSDLTQDQFVGEERAGCSSAVGPQGATARSGRTELWRILRGTPLSLVYVPGGRYDYLTLSGKQHVGRLTCDGTDRNTLSHIQRESGVSDRARVINSVLEGDVTVASGAVVQHCHLQGPLDVPSGCLLSGLELSTSQCIRQLKLADDIIIQGHRIELGELKLNVFTVMGSQDDLEVSSDDSGASFLNQSWSLFYSRTGIRPEELWVRGERRSLLEARLFPVLHPRGGAASLEGGVGWLLGGGSCLQRWREAWRLSLKEVLSLTHQEAELQWREELLFLAGRRRVFDALMSRTDVCLLPCFRAAVLGGQQGALLETLDNIAAGSREQGAEPGAELGVAARCLSCIADVLVCMAGGKGGLRSGPAANEAWSSAYFLLEEGNLRGGVHALATQRVDWLSRPDLLVRAARHYEGAGQVLLRQAVMSSQRFISIGRGEVPPLEEWQDVECPARLDLAGGWSDTPPIAFEHGGSVTNAAVRVDGKRPIGARARRIAEPRLLLVSYTGGRESGVSTETVCDSLDDLRDYCQPHAPGALLKAVCVCSGLVSLSSQDPLGHQLMQRWGGGVELHSWSALPTGSGLGTSSILAGALLAAVYRCTGRTYDTDSLIHAILYLEQILTTGGGWQDQVGGLVGGVKVGRSRASLPLQVEVERLSPPQDFLVSLEQHLLLVYTGKTRLARNLLQDVVRSWYSRLPAMVQNARQLVANSEECARACSEGSLSRLGRCLDRSWQQKKLMAPGCEPASVRTMMEALRPLVLGQSLAGAGGGGFLYLLTREPRQRQAVLQVLNNTAGLGDFSVHSVELDMDGITVLPPS